The DNA sequence cTTATTCAACAAagcatccatgatccatctttTGTGAAACTAAAATGACAAAAGAAACATAAGAGAGTGGCGGTGCCTTTTTTTCTAATAtgaaatgactgaaagaaaaaagaaaagaaaaggagacaaACCTTATTAACCATGGTAACAACGGTTTCCAAAATCTCACCCTTGAAAGGTCTGAAGACGACACACTGATACTTGACGGGAAATGTCACGAAGCCCGTTCCATCACGAATCATCCCTTTTCCGATGCTATCCACCCCAGTTATTGCCACCACAAATCCGTGACGCCCGCTGTAACCGAAATCAAGATGAAAtaacataaaccaaaaaaaaaaagtgtaactaGTGCATGAAGCTCCagccactgcagggtctggggagggtaaATATAAGCAGCCTTAACCCCCGCTTCAAGAAGGGGCTGTTTCCCCGACTCGAACCCAGGACCATTAGGTCGCAATGAAGCAACCTTACTATTGTGCAGAGGTCCACCCTCAAATAAGATAACCAAacagttctttatttttctggCTTATTAAGGTTTTCATTCTTGGGAGCAGAAAGATAGAAAGTGGGAagaatttcaagtttcaaacGATCAGGAAAGCTTACCTGCATGTTCCCTCAACATCTTTCATAAGCTTAGCAACGAGCTTGTCGCGAAGATTAGGGCCAAAGTGGCGAGGATGGAGCTGCATGTTCCGCTCCAACACTATGTGGAAGAACATCTTCTCGCTTTCTATCTACTTAGTTCTCTGCTTCACAGAAAATTATATCCTGTCGTCTGCAAAATTCTTACGACAGGATTTTTTAATCAAAGCTCTTTCAGGTCTTTATTTTTGAGGTTCTACAGTAGCACAGTTGACAGATACAGGTAGGGGGGAACGGATGCAAATAACTAAGAGTGTAAAGCAAACCTGGAATTCAATAATATTTCAGAATTTTGGTATAACAAAACACATGCATCAAAAAACAgatatggaatttttttaattgatatgCTTCTATTTAAATTTGGGAGACAAAATACGGGGATTATTATGTTTAAAATGAGTCAAAATGTACAACAAATAATTTCTTATGAGGGCATTGAGGCAATGAAGAGAATCCCTCATGCTTCAGCTAtagggagtctcatgtatgcaaTATCATATACCAGACCAGACATATGTCATGCGGTAGGGATTGTGAGCCATTATCAATCTAATCTGGGTCAGAAGCATTGGACTACTGTGAAATACATCCTCAAGTATTTAAAGAGAACCAATggcttttttcttggtttatcTATAGTGGTGACCAGTTGTCAAATGTGGGTTACATAGACTGAGGCTTTCAAACTGAAAAAGATGACAGAAAGTCCACATCTAGAATGGTATTTATTATGAGAGGTGGTTATAAAATTTGGAAGAGtgtcaaaccaaaatcaagtaATCAACGGCTGACTCCACAATTGAGGTTGAACGCCTGGCATCCGATGAAGCAACTACAGAAAGGGGTTCAGCTCAAGAAATTATTAATCAACCTAGGGGTGGTCCATGAGCTCGTCAAGCACCCCATTACGTTGTATTGCCACAATCAAGGAGCTATAGCACATGCAAAGGAACCTAGAGCTCCTCAGAAGAATAAGCATGCGGAGAAAAAATGTCAATTGATTCATGAGATTATAGAGCATGTGATGTAACCAGAATCTGTCTAATCCCTTGACAAACAGTTTGTCACCTACTGTGTTTGAGAAACATGTTGAAAACATGGGCATAGGTTTATGCACACCTCTGATGGTAAAATCAAAGTATTTCATAATAGCCTTTATagctcttttctttttaatattggTGTACCTTTGTGTAATTTATTTGGCAAAAGTTTCATTTTGGTCAGCAAACCAAGGAAGGGAGTTCCTAGTTGGGACACCTAAATCCACTACATGGAAGGAGATATGACAAACTCGGCAATTGGATATATAGGAGATAGCCAAAAGTCTAGATCACAACTAGTTAAAAtgggaatggcaaaaaaaaaggtgtttggtACGGTGTGTTTAAAACAGCTAATAATTTGAACAGGTATCATCAAAAATCCAGGCAAACATTTCAAGAACAGAAAATATAAAAGATCGAAAAACACAGTTTTATATGTTTAGGACTAAAAAAATACTAGGCAAAAAATATCAGCAACCCACACACATAAATTCATCATTTTGTCAAGGCTCTCAAGTCTCGACTACGTACAGATTACTTATAATTGTTTGAATTAAACATATCAAGTTACAATTATGAAGCAACAATCAATTTTCAAGCCATCAGAATGTAATCACAAAAGAGAATCTGTGATACCGCTTACAGATTGCAAATCTGCTGAAATTCAAGGACCACCTTTAAACTAATCCAAAAGGACCTACATGGTTTGATCACTAGAAGATGTGCTAGCTGCTGCTACCACTGTTACAATGTATGTACATAATTTAAAAACTTAAAACCTTATCTCAAATATAGAAATTATGGTCCTCTAAGGCTACAACGGTTTCATCACTGGACCTGTATGTATAGgagggagagaggaaagaaTGCAGAAAAAATTCCCGTATAGCTATCGCCATTATTGCTGGAGTGGGTTTGGTTTCAAGGTTGAGTCAGTGGATAAGACCATATTCACTCTAGCAAAACGGAATTTTTTTCTGCTGTCGCTCTCTCCCAAATTTAAACGTTAGACTTATGAAGCAGATAACCCTAAAACAAGCCTCCAAATCGTTACAGAGTGGAACGACTGCAGAATCTCTTGCAGCTCAATTCAAATACTGAAAAAGGAAGGACTTTCTCTGACCTTTGGCGCTGCACAGCTGCCTCAGTTGTGGAGTCGAACGTCGTATCGCTCACGATCCACCGTGCTAGGCCGCTGCTTCTTACGGACAACGTAGGGAGTCGATGGACTGAAAGAGGGTTTGTTAGGGTTTTTCTCCTTACTTTCTGGCGCGATGTTTGACGGTTACTACGCAAATTCAATATTTATACCTTTCGGTAGTACTCTCTGGAAGAAACTTGCACAGTTGCACTTAGGGGTGAAACACTGCCGGGCTGGGcaaggtttcttaaaaccctaggtCTCCAAAATTTAATCTAGGCCCAACCTAACTCTGTCAGAGTTTATGCTTAGTCCAACCCTACGGGGgctcagggttgggtcgggttggacTGGGTTGACCGTAGCTAGTTTAATTCATGTAATAATATTGATCCTTTGATTTGCATTGCAGGGTCAGGTATGGGTATGCCCACGTAGTGAACAATAGATACGATCAGTGaatcaatggggttggtagcctagtggtgaaaatgccttcAATCCATCACAACTCGAGTGGGCtagttgtgggttcgagtcttggcataCCCACTATCTCGCCCATTGGTCTTGT is a window from the Macadamia integrifolia cultivar HAES 741 chromosome 5, SCU_Mint_v3, whole genome shotgun sequence genome containing:
- the LOC122078570 gene encoding DNA-directed RNA polymerase II subunit RPB7-like: MFFHIVLERNMQLHPRHFGPNLRDKLVAKLMKDVEGTCSGRHGFVVAITGVDSIGKGMIRDGTGFVTFPVKYQCVVFRPFKGEILETVVTMVNKMGFFAEAGPVQIFVSNHLIPDDMEFQSGDVPNYTTSDGSVKIQKDSEVRLKIIGTRVDATEIFCIGTIKDDFLGVINDPGASA